The following proteins are encoded in a genomic region of Synechococcus sp. ROS8604:
- a CDS encoding Fur family transcriptional regulator → MSAASSGLQATFELCRKLGMRLSQQRRMVLDLLWTEASHLSAKDIFEKLNDQGRRIRHTSVYQNLEALQRAGVIECLDRASGRLYGYRSDPHSHLTCLESGRIEDLDVQLPDELVREIEERTGYTIETYTLQLSGRPRALDGD, encoded by the coding sequence ATGTCTGCTGCTTCCAGTGGACTGCAAGCCACTTTTGAGTTGTGCCGAAAGCTTGGGATGCGCCTCAGTCAGCAGAGGCGAATGGTTCTCGATCTGCTTTGGACTGAAGCCAGCCACTTGAGTGCGAAGGATATTTTTGAGAAATTGAATGATCAGGGACGAAGGATTAGACATACATCGGTGTATCAAAATCTCGAAGCTCTTCAGAGAGCTGGCGTGATCGAATGTCTGGATCGGGCCAGTGGTCGCCTCTATGGCTATCGAAGCGACCCACACAGTCATCTCACCTGCCTTGAGAGCGGACGAATCGAAGACCTCGATGTGCAATTGCCTGATGAACTCGTCCGGGAAATCGAGGAGCGCACTGGCTACACAATTGAGACTTACACGCTTCAACTCAGCGGGCGTCCAAGAGCGTTAGATGGCGATTGA
- a CDS encoding CDP-alcohol phosphatidyltransferase family protein, translating into MISPWRLWADRLTLARALLGLPLLLALATDYDALAWWLLLIGGWSDAADGWLARRADGGSTWGARLDPLADKLLISAPLIWLASEGILPVWAVWLLLARELLISGWRGDSRDGAPASMAGKAKTILQFLSLALMLWPPLWGDPSLVQGLKLVGVGLFWPSLLLALWSAWGYLKPHRSEPGQR; encoded by the coding sequence TTGATCTCTCCCTGGCGCCTCTGGGCTGATCGACTCACCTTGGCTCGAGCCCTGTTGGGACTCCCGCTGCTTCTCGCGCTGGCGACGGATTACGACGCTTTGGCCTGGTGGTTATTGCTGATTGGAGGTTGGAGTGATGCAGCGGATGGCTGGTTGGCAAGACGAGCCGATGGAGGCAGCACCTGGGGAGCTCGCTTGGACCCGCTTGCTGACAAGTTGTTGATCAGTGCCCCTCTGATCTGGTTGGCGTCAGAGGGAATCCTTCCTGTTTGGGCGGTCTGGCTTTTGCTGGCCCGTGAATTGCTGATCTCGGGGTGGCGCGGTGACAGCCGTGATGGGGCCCCCGCATCCATGGCGGGGAAAGCCAAAACAATCCTTCAATTCCTCAGCCTTGCGCTCATGCTTTGGCCCCCCCTTTGGGGGGATCCATCCCTGGTTCAGGGTTTAAAACTGGTTGGTGTGGGTTTGTTTTGGCCCTCGTTGCTGTTGGCTCTGTGGTCAGCCTGGGGGTATCTCAAGCCCCACCGATCAGAGCCCGGTCAGCGCTGA
- a CDS encoding NAD-dependent epimerase/dehydratase family protein: MAGLSGLLMKILVMGGTRFVGKPLVARLQEQGHALTLFTRGRLPAPEGVESVRGDRSVDADLDQLKGRTFEVVIDSSGRSLDDSRRVLAVTGAPAHRFLYVSSAGVYAASTQWPLDETAAIDPASRHSGKADTEQWLQEQGIPFTSFRPTYIVGPGNYNPVERWFFDRIVNDRPIPLPGSGETITQIGHAEDLAEAMARSIEVDAASNRIYNCSASRGITFRGLIEAAAVACGRDPKGLDLRPFDPSGLDPKARKAFPLRLSHFLTDTTRVRRELAWEPRFDACASLADSYQREYKDQPTSDPDFSADRALIGGA; the protein is encoded by the coding sequence ATGGCTGGGTTGAGCGGCTTGCTGATGAAAATTCTCGTAATGGGTGGCACCCGCTTTGTCGGGAAGCCATTGGTGGCAAGGCTTCAGGAGCAGGGGCATGCACTCACCCTGTTCACACGAGGTCGACTTCCCGCACCCGAAGGTGTGGAGTCCGTCCGGGGAGATCGCAGCGTTGATGCTGATCTCGACCAACTCAAGGGACGGACCTTTGAGGTGGTCATCGACAGCTCGGGGCGCAGTTTGGACGACAGTCGACGCGTTTTGGCCGTGACGGGCGCCCCAGCACACCGCTTTCTGTACGTGAGTTCCGCCGGGGTCTACGCCGCGTCGACGCAGTGGCCATTGGATGAAACAGCTGCCATCGATCCCGCCAGTCGCCATTCCGGCAAAGCTGACACCGAACAATGGCTGCAAGAGCAGGGGATTCCCTTCACCAGCTTCCGTCCCACTTACATCGTGGGGCCTGGAAATTACAACCCGGTGGAGCGTTGGTTCTTTGACCGCATCGTTAATGATCGACCGATTCCTCTTCCAGGATCAGGCGAAACCATCACCCAGATCGGCCATGCCGAAGACCTGGCTGAGGCCATGGCTCGCTCGATTGAAGTGGATGCCGCTAGCAATCGGATCTACAACTGCAGCGCCAGCCGGGGCATCACCTTCCGGGGCTTGATCGAAGCGGCAGCCGTGGCCTGTGGCCGCGACCCCAAAGGACTGGATCTACGCCCCTTTGACCCCAGCGGACTCGACCCCAAAGCCCGCAAAGCGTTTCCTCTAAGGCTCAGTCACTTTTTAACCGACACCACCCGCGTCAGGCGTGAACTGGCCTGGGAACCACGCTTTGATGCCTGTGCCTCGCTCGCTGACAGCTACCAACGGGAGTACAAGGATCAGCCCACGTCCGATCCCGACTTCAGCGCTGACCGGGCTCTGATCGGTGGGGCTTGA
- a CDS encoding CBS domain-containing protein, translating to MVLQQTVKEVMSSPVLTVTPETALKDAVSLLSDHHISGLPVVDQSGVLIGELTEQDLMVRESGVDAGPYVMLLDSVIYLKNPLNWDKQVHQVLGTTVSDLMGRDLHSCAESLPLRKAASLLHERSTQRLIVVDDNKRPVGVLTRGDIVRALASGQP from the coding sequence ATGGTGCTTCAGCAGACGGTTAAGGAGGTGATGTCATCGCCCGTATTGACTGTGACACCAGAAACGGCATTAAAAGATGCCGTGAGTCTGCTGAGCGATCACCACATCAGTGGCCTGCCAGTGGTGGATCAGAGCGGAGTCTTAATTGGGGAGCTCACCGAGCAAGACCTGATGGTGCGCGAAAGCGGAGTTGATGCCGGCCCCTACGTGATGCTGTTGGACAGCGTGATCTATCTGAAGAATCCACTCAATTGGGACAAGCAGGTTCATCAAGTGCTGGGCACCACGGTGAGCGATCTGATGGGACGTGATCTTCACAGTTGCGCAGAGAGTCTTCCTCTGCGCAAAGCAGCATCCCTGCTGCATGAACGCAGCACCCAGCGCCTGATTGTGGTGGACGACAACAAACGCCCCGTGGGTGTTTTGACACGGGGGGACATCGTCCGAGCCTTGGCCTCAGGGCAGCCTTAA
- the hisA gene encoding 1-(5-phosphoribosyl)-5-[(5-phosphoribosylamino)methylideneamino]imidazole-4-carboxamide isomerase — protein MEIIPAIDLLQGSCVRLHQGDYDQVTRFSDDPLAQAQQWVKQGATRLHLVDLDGARSGEPINDQAVRLIAKELAIPVQLGGGVRSLERAEELLSCGLDRVILGTVAIEKPELVVELASRHPHKIVVGIDARNGFVATRGWVEESNVEATALARRFSAAGIAAIISTDIATDGTLAGPNLDALRAMAQASAVPVIASGGVGCMADLLSLLALEPLGVEGVIVGRALYDGRVDLHEAIQAMAAGRLQDPLLGQSRTIA, from the coding sequence ATGGAGATCATCCCCGCCATTGACCTCTTGCAGGGCAGCTGTGTTCGTCTGCATCAGGGGGACTACGACCAGGTCACTCGCTTTAGTGATGACCCTTTGGCCCAGGCTCAACAATGGGTGAAACAGGGAGCAACCCGCCTCCACCTGGTGGATCTCGATGGTGCGCGAAGTGGTGAGCCCATCAATGATCAAGCGGTGCGCTTGATTGCCAAAGAATTAGCGATTCCCGTGCAACTGGGTGGCGGAGTGCGCTCGTTGGAGAGGGCTGAAGAGTTGCTCAGCTGTGGACTCGATCGGGTCATTCTCGGCACCGTCGCGATTGAGAAGCCCGAGTTGGTGGTGGAGCTTGCCAGCCGTCACCCTCACAAAATTGTGGTGGGCATTGATGCACGCAACGGTTTTGTGGCCACGCGAGGATGGGTGGAGGAGAGCAACGTCGAAGCGACAGCTCTGGCCAGACGTTTTAGTGCGGCTGGTATCGCGGCCATCATCAGCACCGATATCGCGACAGATGGCACGTTGGCTGGGCCGAATCTCGACGCATTGCGCGCCATGGCTCAAGCGAGTGCGGTTCCAGTGATTGCCTCTGGAGGTGTGGGCTGCATGGCAGATCTCCTTTCACTCCTAGCCCTGGAACCATTGGGCGTGGAGGGTGTGATCGTGGGTCGAGCGCTTTATGACGGTCGCGTCGACTTGCATGAAGCCATCCAGGCCATGGCGGCTGGCCGTCTTCAAGACCCTCTTCTTGGGCAGAGCCGCACAATTGCTTGA
- a CDS encoding F420-0:Gamma-glutamyl ligase, translating into MCTLLLILLLLGIGVLWIEARHRLRPSSPLQVRAHDWQVQHTSKSLVLEGWLTITNPHQRMEVMVPELGVEPTLLGNNDLSSVNVQTKITPHHPDEDARPDGYWAAYIVKGRKSTRVKVQLTFSADQEVAINDRVDSVWVDVHWVNYGPFGRLHRRQGMVVPTHQPEPLQGADAAFRQGDGCAVLPIKTHLLGPLDDTVDVLKHYAGGLIQPGDVLTIGETPVAVIQGRYAHPSTVQPSWIARLLCRVFHPTSSLATACGIQTLIDQVGPTRVLMAWSVGFVLKLVGLKGWFYRLAGDQARLIDDITGTTPPYDQTIVLGPDSPAELCNLAAETLGVSVAIVDVNDLGRVKVLASSRGCDEALLHRALKPNPAGNANERTPLVLVRPA; encoded by the coding sequence ATGTGCACGCTGCTGCTGATCTTGCTCCTGCTCGGCATCGGTGTGCTTTGGATTGAGGCACGGCATCGGCTCAGGCCGTCGTCACCCCTTCAAGTACGGGCCCATGATTGGCAAGTGCAGCACACGTCCAAGAGCCTCGTTCTTGAAGGTTGGTTGACGATTACCAACCCCCATCAGCGCATGGAAGTGATGGTGCCAGAGCTGGGCGTGGAACCAACATTGCTCGGGAACAACGACCTGAGTTCCGTCAACGTTCAAACCAAAATCACTCCGCATCACCCTGATGAGGACGCCCGCCCGGATGGGTATTGGGCTGCTTACATCGTGAAAGGTCGTAAGAGCACCCGGGTGAAGGTGCAACTCACCTTCAGTGCGGATCAAGAGGTTGCCATCAACGATCGGGTCGACAGCGTTTGGGTTGATGTGCATTGGGTGAATTACGGGCCCTTTGGCCGTTTGCATCGCCGTCAAGGCATGGTGGTTCCAACCCATCAACCAGAACCCCTTCAGGGGGCAGATGCTGCATTCCGTCAGGGGGATGGATGCGCGGTTTTGCCGATCAAAACGCACTTGCTCGGTCCCTTGGATGACACGGTTGACGTGCTCAAGCACTACGCAGGTGGTTTGATTCAGCCTGGAGATGTGCTCACGATTGGGGAAACACCCGTTGCGGTGATTCAGGGTCGATACGCGCACCCCTCCACGGTTCAGCCGAGTTGGATCGCCCGCTTGCTCTGTCGTGTGTTCCACCCCACGAGCAGCTTGGCAACAGCCTGCGGCATTCAAACCTTGATCGATCAGGTGGGACCAACACGGGTTCTGATGGCTTGGAGTGTGGGGTTCGTTTTAAAACTCGTGGGCCTGAAGGGTTGGTTCTATCGCCTTGCAGGTGACCAAGCACGACTGATCGACGACATCACTGGCACTACGCCTCCCTATGACCAAACCATTGTTCTTGGTCCGGACTCACCCGCAGAGCTTTGCAATCTCGCCGCAGAGACGCTTGGCGTGTCGGTGGCGATTGTTGATGTCAACGATCTCGGTCGGGTCAAAGTGCTGGCCTCCAGCCGTGGCTGCGATGAAGCGCTGCTCCACCGAGCCCTGAAGCCAAACCCTGCCGGCAATGCCAACGAGCGGACGCCTCTTGTCTTGGTTCGACCGGCCTAA
- a CDS encoding 2TM domain-containing protein: MNYADDIRRLAISRLSRKRAYRHQVINYFWVNGLLIVVWAFSGFGFFWPIYPLIGWGGALLIQGWKITHPHRHAFSEEEINREIERI, encoded by the coding sequence ATGAATTATGCAGATGATATTCGCCGCTTAGCCATCAGCCGTCTTAGCCGCAAGAGGGCCTATCGCCATCAAGTGATCAATTACTTCTGGGTGAATGGTCTCTTGATTGTGGTGTGGGCTTTCTCTGGGTTTGGCTTTTTTTGGCCGATCTATCCACTAATCGGTTGGGGGGGCGCTCTTTTGATTCAAGGATGGAAAATCACCCATCCTCATCGTCACGCGTTCAGTGAAGAGGAGATCAATCGAGAGATCGAGAGAATCTGA
- a CDS encoding DUF4278 domain-containing protein has protein sequence MTLTYRGKQYAPAKSASSIASNKIHLIYRGVVYAK, from the coding sequence ATGACCTTGACCTATCGTGGCAAGCAGTATGCACCCGCTAAGAGTGCATCGAGCATCGCTTCTAATAAAATCCATCTTATTTACAGGGGCGTTGTTTACGCCAAGTGA
- the pdeM gene encoding ligase-associated DNA damage response endonuclease PdeM yields the protein MSAELSRLRNGVPSREGYGTSWTWEQERLELLPEKALWRPEGRELLIADLHLGKAEVFQAHGIPLPSDGDRGTLNPLLDLCARVKPKTLIILGDLVHGPLGLTHSLRETLKALPELTGCAINLVGGNHDRPCQLVGMPQHPSYQLGQLWLSHEPEHPPDHSSQKACLLNICGHIHPVATLSYGGDRLRLPCFAYDATEERMLIPSFGELTGGYECGQLDRKWLVAEGTIVPWQNPESRARKGRLVR from the coding sequence TTGAGTGCAGAGTTGAGCCGATTACGAAATGGTGTCCCTTCGCGAGAAGGGTATGGCACGTCCTGGACCTGGGAGCAGGAGCGGCTTGAGTTGCTCCCTGAGAAAGCTCTCTGGCGTCCTGAAGGGCGTGAACTGCTGATTGCCGATTTGCATTTGGGTAAGGCCGAGGTGTTTCAAGCCCACGGCATCCCCCTTCCCAGTGATGGCGATCGCGGCACGCTCAATCCACTGTTGGATCTCTGCGCACGCGTGAAGCCCAAGACCCTGATCATCCTTGGTGATTTGGTTCATGGTCCGCTTGGCTTGACCCACTCGCTTCGCGAGACGTTGAAGGCATTGCCTGAGCTCACCGGTTGTGCCATCAACCTGGTGGGGGGGAACCACGATCGACCCTGTCAACTCGTGGGGATGCCTCAGCATCCGAGCTATCAACTCGGACAGCTTTGGTTGAGCCATGAGCCTGAGCATCCACCGGATCATTCCAGCCAAAAAGCTTGTTTGCTTAATATCTGCGGGCACATTCATCCTGTTGCGACCCTCAGTTATGGGGGTGATCGCCTTCGACTTCCCTGCTTTGCCTACGACGCCACTGAGGAAAGAATGTTGATTCCATCCTTTGGTGAGTTGACGGGAGGATATGAATGCGGTCAGCTTGATCGCAAGTGGCTGGTGGCTGAGGGCACCATCGTTCCTTGGCAGAACCCCGAATCCCGAGCTCGAAAAGGAAGGCTGGTCCGGTGA
- a CDS encoding thylakoid membrane photosystem I accumulation factor produces MLHPVFSTMPLLSTMPLLSILRAVLRSLVAAGLCLLLMANPAEAARDTDSYDGNIFALYAGNGSLVPPATNLKDAFEKERTSVIVFYLDDSSTSKIFAPVVSELQRLWGREVDLLPFTTDAFQGDASQDRSDPATYWHGTIPQVVVIDGKGKVLLDEDGQVPLEAINAAISAATGIEAPAEGSTTISFNELNTEVLSR; encoded by the coding sequence ATGCTGCATCCAGTGTTCAGCACCATGCCTTTGCTCAGCACCATGCCTCTGCTCAGCATCTTGCGCGCGGTCCTGCGTTCTCTCGTCGCTGCAGGATTGTGCTTGCTGCTGATGGCGAATCCAGCTGAGGCGGCGAGGGACACCGACAGTTACGACGGCAATATTTTTGCGCTGTATGCAGGCAATGGATCACTTGTTCCACCCGCGACAAACCTGAAGGACGCCTTTGAGAAAGAACGCACCAGCGTGATCGTTTTTTACTTGGATGACAGCAGCACCAGCAAGATTTTTGCGCCTGTGGTGTCTGAACTTCAGCGTTTGTGGGGGCGTGAGGTGGACTTGCTTCCCTTCACCACCGATGCCTTTCAAGGGGATGCCAGCCAAGACCGATCCGATCCTGCGACCTACTGGCATGGCACGATCCCGCAGGTTGTGGTGATCGATGGTAAGGGCAAGGTCCTCCTCGATGAGGACGGACAGGTTCCTCTGGAAGCCATCAACGCTGCCATCAGTGCAGCCACAGGAATTGAGGCCCCTGCCGAGGGCAGCACCACCATCAGTTTCAACGAGCTCAATACAGAAGTGCTGTCGCGCTGA
- a CDS encoding PCC domain-containing protein has translation MDTLTLHLEPGQDLLLSLSAIAQEKRISGYLLGVVGNLSKASFQCPGRDKPTVLEGELEIITLNGTFDADGVHLHLSLSDGACQVWGGHLEQDSLIMKGADLLLGILKQGQEAQRAHKTRLEIAVLPGCPWCDSALRLLEAYNIPHRVITVDNDLTFQQCKQRSGMNTFPQIFIDGTTIGGFDSLEQLQRSGELIALK, from the coding sequence ATGGATACGCTGACGCTTCATCTTGAGCCAGGCCAAGACCTGCTGCTATCGCTCTCGGCGATAGCCCAAGAGAAACGAATCAGCGGATATTTACTCGGTGTTGTTGGAAATTTATCAAAAGCATCTTTTCAGTGTCCAGGACGCGACAAACCAACCGTTCTAGAAGGTGAACTAGAGATCATCACCTTAAATGGCACCTTTGATGCCGATGGGGTTCATCTCCACCTAAGCCTTTCCGATGGAGCGTGTCAGGTTTGGGGCGGGCATCTCGAACAGGACTCGCTGATCATGAAAGGCGCCGATCTACTTCTAGGCATTCTCAAACAGGGTCAAGAAGCGCAAAGGGCCCACAAAACACGCTTAGAGATCGCCGTCCTTCCTGGATGTCCATGGTGCGACAGTGCCCTACGTCTATTAGAGGCTTACAACATTCCACACCGAGTCATCACTGTTGACAACGACCTCACCTTTCAACAATGCAAACAACGCAGTGGGATGAATACGTTCCCACAAATTTTTATTGACGGAACAACAATTGGTGGCTTCGACAGTCTTGAACAGCTACAGCGATCAGGCGAATTGATCGCACTCAAATAA
- a CDS encoding transporter substrate-binding domain-containing protein: MIRTLLLTGIVLISLPIQGFAKELRVGVSGSPPFVMEQDGVLSGISIEIWKDVAKRLDHQYKFVVQPNTNANVQAVAEGSIDLAIGPISITPKRLANPKIDFTQPYFHGYEGLLIPQKAPGLIARLRPFIGWAALSSVGILVSLLFIFGNLIWVAERRKNTEQFPREYLHGVGNGMWFGLVTLTTVGYGDRAPLSKSGRTIAGVWMVMSLVAVSSITAGLASAFTLSLAELAPASIRNKGDLRGKRIAIVEGTTSLKWGRLYEINPFPTKNLDEAIETLKERKVEGIIFDEAPLRHYLKENKESHLKLANFPLAVQTYGFVLPTGSPLRNPLNIELLGMERSGETEQIENRLLD; the protein is encoded by the coding sequence GTGATCCGTACTCTTCTCTTAACAGGAATCGTCCTGATTTCGCTTCCCATTCAGGGATTCGCCAAAGAGTTGCGGGTGGGAGTTAGCGGATCCCCTCCCTTTGTGATGGAACAGGATGGTGTGCTGAGTGGAATCAGTATTGAAATCTGGAAAGACGTCGCCAAGCGTCTCGATCACCAGTACAAATTTGTTGTTCAGCCGAACACGAATGCAAATGTGCAGGCTGTCGCAGAGGGCAGCATTGATCTAGCCATTGGCCCCATCAGCATTACTCCAAAGCGATTAGCCAATCCAAAGATCGATTTCACCCAACCCTATTTCCATGGCTACGAAGGATTACTCATCCCCCAAAAGGCGCCAGGACTGATTGCACGCCTACGACCTTTTATTGGCTGGGCAGCATTGTCATCGGTTGGCATCTTGGTTTCTCTTCTATTCATTTTTGGAAATCTCATATGGGTGGCTGAGCGACGTAAAAACACGGAACAGTTTCCTCGTGAATACCTGCATGGCGTTGGGAACGGAATGTGGTTTGGGCTCGTCACGCTTACCACGGTCGGATACGGCGATCGGGCACCACTTTCAAAAAGTGGGCGCACAATTGCCGGTGTTTGGATGGTAATGTCTCTGGTAGCAGTTTCATCAATCACCGCAGGTCTTGCATCAGCATTTACATTGTCACTAGCGGAACTGGCACCTGCATCCATTCGAAACAAAGGTGATTTAAGGGGAAAACGAATAGCCATCGTAGAAGGAACAACAAGCTTAAAATGGGGGAGATTGTATGAAATCAATCCATTCCCAACCAAAAACCTAGACGAAGCAATCGAAACCTTAAAGGAGAGAAAGGTGGAAGGAATTATCTTCGACGAAGCCCCCCTACGACACTATCTCAAAGAAAACAAAGAGAGCCATTTGAAATTAGCCAACTTTCCACTAGCCGTCCAAACCTACGGATTCGTCCTACCAACGGGAAGCCCATTAAGGAATCCATTAAATATTGAGCTGCTAGGAATGGAGCGGAGTGGAGAAACAGAACAAATTGAAAACAGATTATTGGACTAG
- a CDS encoding DUF3685 domain-containing protein, giving the protein MNGIPNKILLIARNLLAESLLSGLAGNKELVISVSTDQLDGQPDLVIWSIESIASPDLLQLEVLKLQSRWGSAPLLLLLPAKLPCDPTELLSLDCAGLLQDPDLAQLQQGIETLLSGGRVVELTTHSSWERSSETFAPFPSPGLGPWLLRTGLQQINHDLRMIEVLLNPPPENPLLRFMLEGRCRELRSARQLLLWIWGPLQLGLDGAVPLQQSSPFHEPSGTSIQLKERNGAAVWDAIHQRLEAAVIGGLSNATGQMLAIEGLQPERRRELLLALLRQLNEVLHRLRSDQQASVEKRSDRALSEHWQALQPELRQQALCTMAGHYVRLPMGEELSGVADHLLLNTELEDSDEELPNPKRMLAPFLDNQPVLVDGQLLPADDPRALLQLETLVSNWLVRTAELIGSELLGVCGDWPELRRYLLDQRLISTRELERLRNQLNTQSRWQTWIQRPIRLYESQRLLYQLNGGTIAPLLLTEPRDDELRRLGWWQQQVALLLEARDALAPQVQLFVRKVGNLLALVLTQVIGRAIGLVGRGIAQGMGRSFNRG; this is encoded by the coding sequence GTGAACGGGATTCCAAACAAGATTTTGCTTATCGCAAGGAATCTGCTTGCTGAATCTCTTTTGTCCGGGCTGGCTGGCAATAAAGAGCTGGTCATTTCTGTTTCAACGGATCAGCTGGATGGCCAACCTGATCTGGTGATCTGGTCCATTGAATCGATTGCCTCACCGGACCTTCTTCAGCTTGAGGTCTTGAAGCTTCAAAGCCGTTGGGGATCAGCTCCTCTTTTGCTGTTGCTTCCCGCCAAGCTTCCGTGCGATCCCACGGAGCTTCTGTCTCTGGACTGCGCAGGATTGCTTCAAGATCCTGATCTCGCGCAATTGCAGCAGGGTATTGAAACCCTGCTGTCTGGTGGCAGGGTGGTTGAACTGACAACGCACAGTTCCTGGGAACGCAGCTCCGAGACGTTTGCACCGTTCCCGTCACCAGGACTGGGTCCTTGGTTGTTGAGGACTGGGCTGCAGCAAATCAATCACGACCTGCGCATGATCGAGGTTCTGTTGAATCCCCCTCCAGAGAATCCGCTGTTGCGATTCATGCTGGAGGGGCGCTGTCGTGAACTGCGCAGCGCCCGTCAGCTGTTGCTCTGGATTTGGGGTCCCTTGCAATTAGGTCTTGACGGTGCTGTTCCTCTCCAACAATCGTCTCCTTTTCACGAACCTTCAGGAACCTCGATTCAGTTGAAAGAGAGGAATGGCGCCGCCGTCTGGGATGCGATTCATCAACGTCTAGAAGCAGCGGTGATTGGAGGCTTAAGCAACGCCACGGGGCAGATGCTGGCGATTGAAGGTCTCCAGCCGGAACGACGACGCGAACTCTTGCTGGCCCTTTTGCGACAGCTCAATGAGGTGCTGCATAGGTTGCGCTCTGATCAGCAAGCCTCCGTTGAAAAACGATCGGATCGCGCGCTCTCGGAGCACTGGCAGGCTCTTCAACCTGAATTGCGCCAGCAGGCTCTTTGCACGATGGCGGGGCATTACGTACGCCTTCCCATGGGCGAGGAATTAAGCGGTGTGGCCGATCACCTGCTTCTCAACACAGAGCTCGAAGACAGCGACGAGGAACTGCCCAATCCGAAGCGAATGTTGGCCCCTTTTCTCGACAACCAGCCCGTTCTGGTGGATGGGCAACTGTTGCCTGCCGATGATCCCCGTGCCTTGCTGCAGCTCGAAACGTTGGTGAGCAATTGGTTGGTACGCACGGCGGAACTGATTGGTTCTGAGCTTCTTGGCGTCTGCGGAGACTGGCCTGAGTTGAGGCGCTACCTGCTCGATCAACGCTTGATCTCCACCCGTGAGTTGGAACGTCTACGCAACCAACTCAACACCCAGTCCCGTTGGCAAACCTGGATTCAACGTCCGATTCGCCTTTACGAAAGCCAGCGGCTTCTGTACCAACTCAACGGTGGAACGATTGCACCGCTCCTGTTAACGGAACCCAGAGACGACGAGTTGCGTCGTCTTGGTTGGTGGCAACAACAGGTTGCGCTGCTTTTGGAAGCGCGAGATGCCCTGGCTCCTCAGGTTCAACTTTTCGTGCGCAAGGTGGGGAATCTGCTGGCGCTGGTCCTGACCCAAGTGATCGGTCGAGCTATTGGATTGGTTGGTCGAGGCATCGCTCAAGGGATGGGCCGCAGCTTCAACCGAGGCTGA
- a CDS encoding CopG family transcriptional regulator gives MSFLESLLHELQDQLLPGDSAISAGQVAEAATSERLNVTLPAGIMNRLKQQALKEGRSCSSLATFLIEDGLRRHTVIQ, from the coding sequence GTGTCATTCCTCGAAAGTCTTCTGCATGAGTTGCAGGATCAGCTCCTTCCTGGGGATTCTGCAATCAGCGCAGGTCAAGTGGCCGAGGCGGCCACGTCCGAGCGGCTTAACGTGACGCTTCCGGCTGGCATTATGAATCGGCTCAAGCAGCAGGCTCTCAAGGAGGGGAGGAGCTGCAGCAGCTTGGCAACATTTTTGATCGAAGATGGTTTAAGACGGCACACGGTTATTCAATAA
- a CDS encoding L,D-transpeptidase, producing the protein MELVTGLLARWADHWLNICRAETVAPYFDESKYAEFYERRMSSSWVRQMALCIGLAVVASATQLPARAEKTIEISLKDRYLKLLDSGVVVARYPVAIGAPESPTPAGSYEITRMEDAPVYHKKGKVIAPGPKNPVGVRYMAYFQLGTGEYAIHGTAWPNWVNLRAAVSLGCIRMLNKDVINLFNQVDVGTPVVVTSK; encoded by the coding sequence ATGGAGTTGGTGACGGGACTTCTGGCGCGATGGGCGGATCATTGGTTGAACATCTGTCGTGCAGAGACGGTAGCTCCCTATTTTGATGAGTCAAAATACGCAGAGTTTTACGAGCGCCGCATGTCAAGTTCTTGGGTGCGCCAAATGGCGCTTTGCATCGGTCTCGCTGTTGTCGCTTCAGCGACACAGCTTCCAGCACGCGCTGAGAAGACGATTGAGATCAGCTTGAAGGATCGCTACTTGAAGCTGCTGGATTCCGGGGTTGTGGTGGCTCGCTATCCCGTTGCGATTGGTGCGCCGGAATCACCGACGCCAGCAGGGAGCTACGAGATCACCCGCATGGAAGATGCGCCGGTCTATCACAAGAAAGGGAAAGTGATCGCTCCAGGTCCAAAGAATCCTGTTGGGGTCCGTTACATGGCTTACTTCCAGCTTGGGACTGGTGAATACGCCATTCATGGAACAGCCTGGCCCAACTGGGTCAATCTCAGAGCGGCTGTCAGCCTTGGCTGCATTCGCATGCTCAACAAAGATGTAATCAACCTGTTCAATCAAGTCGACGTCGGGACGCCCGTCGTTGTGACATCCAAATAA